The Methanolacinia petrolearia DSM 11571 genome has a segment encoding these proteins:
- a CDS encoding transporter substrate-binding domain-containing protein, translated as MLSVAACGCLGESPPGAAAPAEDSGLRIITEDFPPYNYINEDGNISGQSTDVVNGILERLNMKADIELMPWGDGYNIVLNEPGTALYSTGRTTEREPLFKWVGPIASYETVLYAKADSGIEIDSLEAAKKAESIAVVRDDSRQQFLTENGFENLILCEDDTECIRKLMDGEAVLWFGSSANAEEIAFKAGYDPAALSAVYPVRTVGLYIAFNPVVPDETVLKWQDALDSMKADGTYDTILAEYDLTEPGSAVEYGPETALFALMSYCDGRIASVQRGLETAAVTFEAASGDWQEIKPVLTEIEDNEPDARMWYSYTNGTYYTVVDGLASANLMNRSYFPLVLSGQESVGTVVVSYSTGKSTAIVAVPVKDGDDVTGVLGASVYLEGITEALKDELPGTVFYAVDKEGKFALNSDTGLISQEVMVNDGNTSFGRAVEYMLFTGEGSVEYESQGKNWNAEFRKSPLTGWIYAVAESA; from the coding sequence ATGCTATCCGTGGCCGCCTGCGGTTGCCTGGGAGAATCTCCCCCCGGGGCTGCGGCCCCTGCAGAAGATTCCGGGCTCAGGATAATCACTGAAGATTTCCCGCCCTACAATTATATCAACGAAGATGGGAATATCTCAGGGCAGTCTACGGATGTTGTAAACGGAATCCTTGAAAGGCTGAACATGAAGGCCGATATCGAACTTATGCCTTGGGGGGACGGCTATAATATCGTGCTCAATGAACCCGGCACGGCGCTCTATTCAACCGGCAGGACCACTGAAAGGGAACCGCTTTTCAAATGGGTCGGGCCCATCGCCTCCTACGAGACCGTGCTCTATGCAAAAGCCGACTCCGGAATCGAAATCGATAGCCTTGAGGCTGCCAAAAAGGCGGAAAGCATTGCTGTCGTCAGGGACGATTCACGCCAGCAGTTCCTGACGGAGAACGGGTTTGAAAACCTCATTCTCTGCGAAGATGATACAGAATGCATCAGGAAACTTATGGACGGCGAAGCGGTTCTCTGGTTTGGCAGCAGTGCAAATGCAGAGGAGATCGCATTTAAAGCCGGTTATGATCCAGCCGCATTGTCAGCCGTATATCCGGTAAGAACAGTCGGGCTGTACATCGCATTCAATCCTGTGGTGCCTGATGAGACCGTGCTGAAATGGCAGGATGCTCTCGACTCCATGAAGGCCGACGGAACATATGACACCATACTCGCCGAATACGATCTGACCGAACCCGGATCTGCGGTCGAATACGGCCCTGAGACCGCTCTTTTTGCACTGATGTCCTACTGCGACGGCAGGATTGCCTCTGTACAGAGGGGGCTTGAAACTGCAGCCGTCACATTTGAGGCAGCATCGGGGGACTGGCAGGAGATAAAACCGGTCCTTACCGAGATCGAGGACAATGAGCCGGATGCAAGAATGTGGTATTCCTACACCAACGGGACCTATTATACTGTCGTCGACGGCCTCGCAAGTGCGAACCTGATGAACCGTTCATACTTCCCGCTCGTCCTTTCGGGACAGGAATCTGTCGGAACGGTAGTTGTAAGCTATTCAACCGGCAAAAGCACGGCAATCGTGGCTGTGCCCGTGAAGGACGGAGACGATGTCACGGGCGTGCTGGGTGCCTCTGTTTATCTCGAAGGGATTACCGAAGCCCTGAAGGACGAGCTCCCGGGCACGGTGTTCTATGCAGTAGACAAAGAAGGAAAATTCGCGCTGAATTCGGACACCGGGCTGATTTCACAGGAAGTAATGGTTAACGACGGGAACACTTCATTCGGCCGTGCAGTGGAATATATGCTCTTTACCGGCGAGGGATCGGTCGAATACGAATCACAGGGCAAAAACTGGAATGCGGAATTCAGGAAATCACCTCTTACCGGCTGGATTTATGCAGTTGCGGAAAGCGCCTGA
- a CDS encoding EFR1 family ferrodoxin (N-terminal region resembles flavodoxins. C-terminal ferrodoxin region binds two 4Fe-4S clusters.) — MRTKIYYFTGTGNSLAVVRRIGESLGDCEFIPIASIKETEGNIEPGVEHVGIVCPVYDMGVPLIVKEFAGRIDLNGAEYCFAVVTMGGMGASALHVLDKTLRENCGKGLDSGFAIRMPANFPPLFKPPQGEKKDKILREADAKLDEIVGKIREGKREYPALTPLSSLFKILTYGKFIKGVRSCDSEFFVKDNCISCHACSDVCPTGNIEFAGGWPKWSHNCEMCFACLHFCPVEAIQWGKRTEGRGRYRHPDIRILDMKAQKGENGRLNNELIHDTK; from the coding sequence ATGAGGACGAAGATCTACTATTTTACCGGGACCGGAAACTCTCTTGCAGTGGTTAGGCGGATCGGGGAGTCGCTTGGCGATTGTGAGTTTATACCTATAGCATCTATTAAGGAAACAGAAGGAAATATAGAACCCGGAGTAGAACATGTGGGAATCGTCTGCCCGGTATATGACATGGGAGTTCCACTGATAGTCAAAGAGTTTGCAGGAAGAATCGATTTAAACGGTGCAGAGTACTGCTTCGCCGTCGTTACGATGGGGGGAATGGGGGCGTCCGCTCTTCATGTCCTAGATAAAACCCTCAGGGAGAACTGCGGCAAAGGGCTTGATTCCGGATTTGCTATAAGAATGCCGGCAAATTTCCCACCGCTTTTCAAACCGCCGCAGGGAGAGAAGAAGGATAAAATCCTAAGGGAGGCGGATGCGAAGCTGGATGAAATCGTCGGAAAGATCAGGGAGGGTAAGAGAGAATATCCTGCACTGACTCCGTTGTCTTCTCTCTTTAAGATTCTGACCTACGGAAAATTCATTAAAGGAGTCCGGAGCTGCGACAGCGAATTTTTCGTTAAAGACAACTGCATCTCATGCCATGCATGTAGCGATGTCTGTCCGACGGGAAACATAGAATTTGCAGGAGGATGGCCGAAATGGAGCCATAACTGTGAGATGTGTTTTGCATGCCTTCATTTCTGCCCTGTCGAGGCGATACAGTGGGGGAAAAGAACCGAGGGACGGGGGAGATACCGGCACCCTGACATAAGGATTCTTGATATGAAGGCCCAAAAAGGGGAGAACGGACGATTAAATAACGAATTAATTCATGATACCAAATAA
- a CDS encoding DUF169 domain-containing protein, whose amino-acid sequence MNTGTLDRFVMLWEKYFPGAGLPVTFELIDSGTEREDAERLPPSKNWRCIICDLAKVRKGKTLILGNDSVSCGGGRFFTGYEKERFPDFRYFLSCGKPGFMEGERYKIDPETVDEAIKSDRHIPIEGKEYLFKRWDMLGPADNPEVVIFFAKGEILSGLFTLANFDRGDPFGGVVCPFGSGCCTVIYYPWFEQQSENPRAVLGMFDPSRKALRSG is encoded by the coding sequence ATGAATACCGGGACACTTGACAGGTTCGTCATGCTCTGGGAGAAGTATTTCCCGGGGGCGGGGCTGCCTGTTACTTTTGAATTAATCGACTCCGGGACCGAAAGGGAGGATGCCGAAAGACTCCCTCCGTCAAAGAACTGGAGATGCATAATCTGCGACCTGGCGAAGGTTAGGAAAGGAAAAACGCTTATCCTCGGCAATGATTCGGTCTCCTGCGGCGGGGGAAGATTCTTTACAGGGTATGAAAAAGAGCGTTTCCCGGATTTCCGCTATTTCCTGTCCTGCGGAAAACCGGGTTTCATGGAAGGCGAGCGGTATAAGATCGATCCCGAGACGGTCGACGAGGCGATAAAGTCCGACCGGCATATTCCGATCGAGGGAAAGGAGTATCTCTTCAAAAGATGGGATATGCTCGGTCCGGCGGACAACCCGGAGGTCGTCATATTCTTTGCGAAGGGGGAGATCTTAAGCGGCCTGTTCACGCTTGCAAACTTCGACCGGGGCGATCCGTTCGGCGGCGTGGTCTGCCCGTTCGGGTCGGGATGCTGCACGGTAATCTACTACCCGTGGTTCGAGCAGCAGAGCGAAAACCCGAGGGCCGTCCTGGGCATGTTTGATCCCTCCCGCAAGGCCCTGCGTTCCGGCTGA
- a CDS encoding PEGA domain-containing protein, with product MSAGRIRTLFIFFAAIILAAVLMVSCVSAEDTTKGSLDVSSNPSGADVYLNDEFIGNTPLTVNALYPGIYYVRLEMTGYESWEKIFDIKEGETTYISYNLDASVGEAYSINTEPDGAEIYFDGEFKGYSDKVLNNLPTGQHEITLVLDGYQDYRRIVYIQEGMSQSLTHVFEPMPTTGTVVVESVPSNADVYMNGEYMGRSMLTLEEVEPGTYNITVKKTGYEDWEGVVVVEAGKISDVSAELTAAKAPVTINTVPEGASVLFDGEDLGTTPLEFQAEQGKHELVITKFGYADLTTSINVSYEGDDYVFELVPMIAEAIAEAEAVIAENSEYGPDAAQAAIEKAKEAYNDGDDEGALSWAQIAFRLAGDVDEDGIDNQNDMAPGVNNIIIYISPVFILIALIALIGYDFRRHIINPVLEIEVPPSIDPDDEDTKAKISIDTGGPAKGHVCTIMIDGERVEYISETGKFDISLAGRMPGLHKIEAKLEVARERYGTKVVTASKVFEVGSDIIIAEEMME from the coding sequence ATGAGTGCCGGGCGGATTAGGACCTTGTTCATCTTTTTCGCTGCAATAATACTCGCAGCCGTGCTCATGGTATCCTGCGTCTCGGCCGAAGATACGACGAAAGGATCGCTTGACGTCAGTTCGAATCCTTCGGGGGCGGATGTCTACCTCAACGACGAATTCATAGGGAATACACCGCTTACGGTGAATGCTCTTTATCCCGGCATATATTATGTTAGGCTCGAGATGACGGGCTATGAATCATGGGAAAAGATATTCGATATAAAAGAAGGGGAGACCACCTACATATCCTATAACCTTGACGCATCAGTCGGTGAGGCATATTCCATAAATACCGAACCCGACGGTGCTGAGATCTATTTTGACGGTGAATTCAAGGGTTATTCCGACAAAGTCCTGAACAATCTTCCCACGGGACAGCATGAAATCACCCTCGTCCTCGACGGGTACCAGGACTACAGGAGAATTGTCTATATCCAGGAGGGAATGTCGCAGTCGCTCACCCATGTATTCGAACCGATGCCCACGACAGGTACGGTGGTAGTGGAGTCTGTACCGTCAAACGCCGATGTCTACATGAACGGCGAATACATGGGAAGGTCCATGCTTACCCTCGAGGAGGTCGAACCCGGGACATACAACATTACCGTGAAAAAGACCGGCTATGAGGACTGGGAAGGTGTGGTTGTAGTCGAAGCCGGAAAGATCTCGGATGTCTCTGCCGAACTTACGGCGGCGAAAGCGCCGGTTACCATCAATACGGTTCCCGAAGGCGCCTCGGTTCTATTCGACGGAGAAGACTTGGGCACCACGCCGCTCGAATTTCAGGCCGAGCAGGGGAAGCACGAGCTTGTGATCACGAAATTCGGTTATGCCGACCTGACTACATCGATCAATGTAAGTTACGAGGGGGATGACTACGTCTTCGAACTTGTGCCGATGATCGCCGAGGCGATAGCGGAGGCCGAAGCGGTCATAGCGGAGAACAGCGAGTACGGCCCAGACGCGGCACAGGCCGCCATAGAGAAGGCGAAGGAAGCCTACAACGACGGCGATGATGAAGGAGCTCTTTCCTGGGCACAGATCGCATTCCGGCTTGCCGGCGACGTGGACGAAGACGGGATCGACAACCAGAACGACATGGCCCCCGGAGTGAACAATATTATTATCTACATCTCCCCGGTTTTCATTCTGATTGCCCTGATTGCCCTGATCGGCTACGATTTCAGGCGCCACATCATAAACCCGGTCCTTGAGATTGAGGTTCCCCCCTCGATCGACCCGGACGACGAAGACACGAAGGCGAAGATCTCGATCGATACGGGCGGGCCCGCAAAAGGGCATGTGTGCACGATTATGATAGACGGGGAGAGGGTGGAATACATCTCTGAGACGGGAAAATTCGATATCAGTCTCGCAGGAAGGATGCCCGGTCTGCACAAGATAGAGGCAAAGCTCGAGGTTGCAAGGGAGAGATACGGGACTAAGGTCGTTACGGCATCGAAGGTCTTCGAGGTTGGGAGTGATATAATCATCGCCGAAGAGATGATGGAGTGA